The DNA window ACAAAATGTATCCAAGCTTTTGCCGAGCAAATATTGTTGATGCCGTTCCTGCAAATCACGAGCGGTCACATCATTGATGATCGTGTACCCAAATACGTAATCGAGCGCTTCTTCGCGGCGAATCGCCCGCCCTTTTTTGCCGATGATCAACGCAAGCTCCCCTTCGTAGTCTACTTCATCGGTGACATCCGCATGGCGCAAAATCGTTTCCCCATGACCAATCACAGTCGTCGGCGTTTTCGAGAAGACGATGACATGTTTCGGCACATCGGCGGCATCTCCTAATTCAAGCGCATGGTCAACATAGTTTTTGCCGATGCAAAAAACGTTTTTCGCCGGCCGTGGGATCGGGGCAAGGAGGCGAACATCGCCAAGGCGATAGACGTAGTCTGGCCCCGGGTGGCGAAGCGCCCAATCCATGACTTTCCGGGCCCGATCCAAAAAAGCGTCCCCTTGGGCGATGGCCTCTAGCATCGACGCTGGAATCGTCTCTTTCCCGTCCATCGCTCGTTCGGCACGGCGCAAATAGATGGCCGTCTCCTCCCCTTCCGGCACCGCTCCGACCAATGTTTCTCCGTTGAAAACAGCCGTAATGAATTTCATTGTCTTCCTCTCCCTCTCTACCTAAGTCTTCCACTGCACACAGGGACGGGCATACAGGCCGCACTCGTCCATCCCTCCCCATTGCGACGCATCGCCCATTCTATTCGCCGTCCAAGCGAAAAAGTCCTGTTTTTGTAGAATTTTGTCTAAATTAGGAAATTTATCACTTATTTTCCCGAATCGCTTCCTTTTTCCGTCGTTCTATGTATAATAATGTTTAGTTTCCACTATGGCTGTCGGTTGCGACCTTAGCCATGCAACAAAGGTCTTGCTTCGGTCACTCCCAGCGCCCCCCAACCAACATTTCAATAGAATTGATGGTGAAGGAAATGGTTCTCTTGCTAATTGAAGAAAAACGGCAACAAATGATCGAATTGGCGCTCACTCATGGCTTTACAGCAAAAGAAACGATCCAATGCAGCCAAGAGCTTGACCAATTGATCAACCAATATTTGCGGCAAACAATGGCTTTTGAACCGCCTGCTCCATCCGTCCAATAAGCGACGGATTTTTTATTGGCCCGGCTGGCGCCGAAAAGGCGGACGCATCCCGTACGTTCCCCATCTCCACAGCCACTCGACCGGGCCAAACCGAAATCGGGCGAACCAGCGGCGGCTTGCCCATAAACTAGCAGCATAGATCCCGATCGCCAATAGCGCTCCTTGCCATTCGTTCAACCGCCCGTACCACCCGAGCCCATAGCTGTAAAAAAGCGACGTGCAGATGAGCGACTGAGCGAGATAGTGGGTGAGCGACATTCTCCCAGCGTCTTGCAACCATCGCCACGCCGGCCGCCAATTGGCTTTCCCGCAAACAAACACAGCAGCAGCAGCGTAGAACACCGCCAAAACCGCGCCGCCAACGTTGTCCTGGATATACATCGTCAACGTGTTGGCCCCGGCCCAATACGGAATCGTTTTTAACGCCAGACCGAGGCATAGCGCCACGCCCATGAAGCGGCGCAACGTCGCGGCCGGATAGCGTTCGGCCTCAAGCCAGCGCTCTTTGGCGGCATATGCGCCGAGAAGGCAAAACGGCAATACCGCCAAGAGCGTAAATAGAAGCCCGCCATCGCTATTGAGATACAACCAATCGTGCCATCGCTGCCAAAACACATCGCGAAACGTTCCACTTTGGTAATGGCGGAGGGCTGCAGCTGCCTCTATCTCTTTGCCATCGGCTGCTCCCGTCCATCCGGCCATCATACTTATGGCCAGCAACAATGCTACGAGGCTGTGAAAAAGGAAAAAACCGGCCAGCGCTGCCGTCCGCCACCAGCGCGGCGGGGCGTTTATGAACAAAAGCAACATCAGCCCAGCAAGCGCGTACGGAATTAAAATATCACCAAACCAAAGGCCGAACGCATGAATGGCGCCGAACATCAACAAAAGAAGGAAGCGGCGCAGCAAAATCGGAATCGGCCGCTTCCCGCGCTCGCGCAATCGGTGGCAAAGGATGGCCGTGCCGAATCCAAATAAAAAGGCAAACAGCGGATAGGCGCTCGCTTCAAACAAAAGATCGATGGCCGCGGCAACCGCGCGGTTGAAAGAGCTGCCGCCGACGTCTTCCGCATATAACGCCGGCGACGAGAAATAGCGCATGTTGACAAGCAAAATGCCAAACAAGGCAAACCCGCGCAGGACGTCAACCGCCGCGATCCGCTCTGCCGATAAAGATGTCACAAAATCCCTTCTTTCTATCTTTTCGCTATGCCGAAGGAGGCGGCTTACTCAGCGGGCAACCTCATGTCATCGCCAAACGTTTCGCCCAATTACGGAACAGTCGGCAGCCTTGCACCGCCGAGCCCTCCGCCACATATCATGATCCGCCCTCCTGCCGTTTTCGCTTTGTGTCTCTGTTGTCAGGGCAGCAAGCGCGTACGTCACGCCATCAGTTGACATAGCGCCCCGTTTTTCCCATTGAATCCCAATATTGGCGGCGCAAATGCACTTTTTGAATTTTTCCAGACGCGGTCTTCGGCAGCTCATCAACAAACGTTACACCCGTGATCGCTTTGAAGTGGGCCAACTTTTCCCGCGAAAAGGCGATCAGCTCCTCTTCGCTCACCGTATGCCCGGGTCGAACGACGACGAACGCATGCGGCGTTTCACCCCATTTTTCATGCGGCACGGCGATGACGGCCGCTTCAAGCACAGCCGGATGTTCATAAAGCGCCCCTTCGACTTCAATCGAGGAAATGTTTTCTCCTCCGCTAATAATAATATCCTTTTTCCGGTCGACGATATCAATATGCCCGTATTCATCGACTGTCGCCATATCTCCTGTATGCAGCCAACCGTCACGAATCGTTGCAGCCGTTGCCTCATCGTTTTTCCAATACCCTTTCATGACGCCGTGGCTGCGGACGATCACCTCACCGATCGCCCGTCCATTCTTCGGCACTTCCTCTCCATTCTCGTCGACGACTTTCACCTCGCAGCCGATCATCGGATAGCCGGCTTTCGCTTTCAGCCGCTGCTTTTGTTCGGCAGGCAGCCCGTCAAGCTGCGGGCGGATAAGCG is part of the Geobacillus sp. 46C-IIa genome and encodes:
- a CDS encoding fumarylacetoacetate hydrolase family protein, which gives rise to MKFITAVFNGETLVGAVPEGEETAIYLRRAERAMDGKETIPASMLEAIAQGDAFLDRARKVMDWALRHPGPDYVYRLGDVRLLAPIPRPAKNVFCIGKNYVDHALELGDAADVPKHVIVFSKTPTTVIGHGETILRHADVTDEVDYEGELALIIGKKGRAIRREEALDYVFGYTIINDVTARDLQERHQQYLLGKSLDTFCPMGPWIVPSQLIPNPNDLRIETRVNGEVRQQASTKQLIFPIESIIETISKGITLEPGDIIATGTPAGVGKGMRPPRFLQTGDVVEVTIEGIGTLRNKVGE
- a CDS encoding aspartyl-phosphate phosphatase Spo0E family protein, whose protein sequence is MVLLLIEEKRQQMIELALTHGFTAKETIQCSQELDQLINQYLRQTMAFEPPAPSVQ
- a CDS encoding DUF418 domain-containing protein, whose amino-acid sequence is MTSLSAERIAAVDVLRGFALFGILLVNMRYFSSPALYAEDVGGSSFNRAVAAAIDLLFEASAYPLFAFLFGFGTAILCHRLRERGKRPIPILLRRFLLLLMFGAIHAFGLWFGDILIPYALAGLMLLLFINAPPRWWRTAALAGFFLFHSLVALLLAISMMAGWTGAADGKEIEAAAALRHYQSGTFRDVFWQRWHDWLYLNSDGGLLFTLLAVLPFCLLGAYAAKERWLEAERYPAATLRRFMGVALCLGLALKTIPYWAGANTLTMYIQDNVGGAVLAVFYAAAAVFVCGKANWRPAWRWLQDAGRMSLTHYLAQSLICTSLFYSYGLGWYGRLNEWQGALLAIGIYAASLWASRRWFARFRFGPVEWLWRWGTYGMRPPFRRQPGQ